The Clostridium beijerinckii genomic sequence CTAGCAGTAATATGATGGATAGAATGGATTTCAACAATTTAAGTATTGTAGAATCCAATGATGTTTATAAATTTGTGATAGGAAGTAAGGAAGATTTACAAATAGCATACGAAATAATATGTAAGCACAATTTAACATCAAAATGCTTTGTTTATTTGAGTCCAGTTTCGGGAAATATAGAAATGCAAGAAATTGTAGAATTTATGAAAGATAAAAATTTGAATAAAGTAAGATTGCAAGTACAATTACATAAAATTATCTGGGATAAAAATGCACGCGGAGTTTAATAATTGAGTGGTTATTATATATAATATAGACTAGCTTATAGTAAATTTTATTTTTACAAAAGGTTTAGAAATACAAGGAGGTTTAAGTTATGCCAAAGAAGATAGATACAAAAAAGATAGAGGAATGTATAAGAGAAATTATTGTTGCTTTAGGAGATGATCCTGATAGGGAAGGATTACTAGATACACCTAAAAGGGTATCAAAAATGTATGAAGAAGTTTTTCAAGGAATGACACTTTCAAACAGAGAAATAGCAGAAGCGTTTGGAACCACATTTGAGAATGAAGATTATGATTCAGAAACTCATAATAATATGGTTGTGGTTAAGGATATACCAATTCATAGTTATTGTGAACATCACTTAGCGCTTATGTATAATATGAAGGTTACAGTAGTATATATACCCAAAGATAAGATAATTGGTCTTAGTAAAATTTCAAGAATTGCAGATATGGTTGGGAGAAGACTTCAACTTCAAGAACGTATTGGAACAGATATAGCAGAAATAGTTTCTATGGTTACAAAAAGTAGTGATGTTGGTGTACTTATAACTGGAGAGCATGGATGTATGACTTCAAGAGGAATAAAAAAACCTGGAACATTGACTACAACAACTACTTTTACAGGAAAATTTCAAACCAATGATTTATTAAGACAAGAAGCTTTACTAATTATGAAATAAGTAACGAACGAAGAAGCAGTAGTGATTTGGTATATTTCTATTTAATTAATTTATTTTAGGAGGTTTTGAATATGAGTAATAAAGCAGTAGTTGTATTTAGTGGAGGACAAGATTCTACTACATGTCTATTTTGGGCATTAAAGGAATTCGATGAGGTTATAGCGGTAACTTTTGATTATAATCAAAAACATAGAAAAGAAATAGAGTGTGCAACTAGTATAGCAAAGGAGTTAGGAATAGAGCATCATATATTAGATATGGGGCTTCTTAATCAATTAGCCCCTAATGCGCTTACAAGAAATGATATAGAAATAAAAGCTGGAGAAAATGGTTCTCTTCCATCAACATTTGTTGAAGGTCGTAATATGCTATTCTTAACTTTTGCAGGAGTATTGGCCAAAGTAAAAGGCGCAAAACATATAGTAACAGGAGTGTGTGAGACTGATTTTAGTGGATACCCTGATTGCAGGGATATATTCATAAAATCTCTTAATGTAACTTTAAATTTAGCAATGGATTATAATTTTGTAGTTCATACCCCATTAATGTGGATAGATAAAGCTGAGACATGGAAGATGGCAGATGATTTTGGCAAGTTAGACTATATAAGAGAAAAGACTCTTACTTGCTATAAAGGAATTGTTGGCGACGGTTGTGGAGAATGCCCTGCTTGTAAGCTTAGAAAAAATGGTTTAGATAAGTATTTAGAAAGTAAGAAAAATTAAAATATAAAATATAAAACGAATTTAAGGAGAAAGAACAATGAGTGAAAGTGGAAGAAAATCAAAAGAACTTGAAGGGATAACATTGCTTGGAAATCAAGGAACAAAATATGATTATGGATATACCCCTGAAGTATTAGAGGTTTTTGAAAATAAACACCCAGATAATGATTATTTTGTAAAATTTAATTGCCCTGAATTTACAAGTTTATGCCCAATTACAGGTCAGCCAGATTTTGCAACAATCTATATAAGTTATATACCAAAC encodes the following:
- the queC gene encoding 7-cyano-7-deazaguanine synthase QueC; amino-acid sequence: MSNKAVVVFSGGQDSTTCLFWALKEFDEVIAVTFDYNQKHRKEIECATSIAKELGIEHHILDMGLLNQLAPNALTRNDIEIKAGENGSLPSTFVEGRNMLFLTFAGVLAKVKGAKHIVTGVCETDFSGYPDCRDIFIKSLNVTLNLAMDYNFVVHTPLMWIDKAETWKMADDFGKLDYIREKTLTCYKGIVGDGCGECPACKLRKNGLDKYLESKKN
- the folE gene encoding GTP cyclohydrolase I FolE is translated as MPKKIDTKKIEECIREIIVALGDDPDREGLLDTPKRVSKMYEEVFQGMTLSNREIAEAFGTTFENEDYDSETHNNMVVVKDIPIHSYCEHHLALMYNMKVTVVYIPKDKIIGLSKISRIADMVGRRLQLQERIGTDIAEIVSMVTKSSDVGVLITGEHGCMTSRGIKKPGTLTTTTTFTGKFQTNDLLRQEALLIMK